The Brassica oleracea var. oleracea cultivar TO1000 chromosome C7, BOL, whole genome shotgun sequence sequence GTTTGTTCGGAAATCGTGGGAATTCGAAATCGCCTTTGAGAGAGAACTGTTAGGGTTTCTGAATTTCGCGAAAAATGAAACAAAAAAATAAAAATCACCTTATATATTGGGTAAATAATCCGGTTAGCTTTAAAATTACATTGGTAAACTTTAAGGTTTGGTCCGGTTTAGACGACTTATTCTGGCTGATAATGTACAACAGACGATTTAATATTTAGTCGTCTGTTTTCAGACGACAAAATATTAAGTCGTCCTAGACCCTAAAATGAACCCCTAAACTAAAATGACTAGATTAACTAACTAACCACGTTATAAAATCAAATTATACTTAAATAGTGTTTACTATACACAGAAATGAACACGCATAAGTTATTTTAAAAATTTTCAAAAACGGTTTTAATGCTTTCCAAAATCTAACCCTAAGAACACATACAATACTACAACATATGTTGATGAAACATAAACTAAAGAATATCATGACTCACTACTTTCACTCATCTATGCTGAAAACAATTGAAATTTGTTATATCTTAATTTATACCTCCTAAGACATATGTTAATTACATAATTCCCATTTTTCACTTATCAAAATATTTTTTACAAAATTTTTAAATTATGTTTAAGACTAACTGTCCAGACGACTTTCAGTTAAGTCGTCTGGACGACTTATTTTCAAGTCGTCTAAACAGACGACTTGCGAGGGGTAGAAACGTAAAAAAAATTCCGTTTTTTTGTTTGGTCACAAGGGGATAGTTGTAATTTCAATAGCCTTTTAGGTTACTTTTGCCTTTGACCCATGTTGGGGTATTGTTTTGGGTTTGACTCCAAGTTTTGAGTCACACTTGGCAATTCTCGCTTTTTTATTTGAATGGCAGATGCTATGTTATATTATATTTATATACTACCACTATAATCAATACAATACCATGGTGGATGCCGTAGTCACCACCAATCTAACAACACTTTTTATTTTACTTTTTATTTAAATGATAGATGTTTTTTTTTTTTTTTTGAATAAAATGATAGATGTTTTTGATGTGCTATCACCTGTGATTTGTACAGAAGAAGGATATAACCGGAAGAAGAAGAAACGAATACTATCAAATCTAATTATGTCAAATCGAATGATAAATTCTTAATTTTGTTTCCGGTTATCTCACCGATAAGCCGTGGTTAATTTGACACTATAGTAAATGTAAATGTAAATGTAGAGTGATTTATTTGTTTGTGGTTAAATTACAAAATCTGCCATTGTCGGTGGCTCTAATCCCGACGGGTCATATCAACGAGCACACACACAGTAGCACTCATACTTCAAATCCTCCTCCGTTGTAACCAAGACAAGTGCATCGATTCCTCCGGATCTGAACCAATGTTCGGCCGATCTGCGCTTCAGAGAGCCGGCGGTTTCCGTCCGGAGAACCTAGGTCAAAACGCACTTAACCTAATCGGAAACATAGGCTTCTCACTCTTCGTCGTGGGCGTACTGGTCTTCACCATCATCGCCGCTACATACGAGCCGGAAGACCCTCTTTTCCACCCTTCCGACAAGATCACCACTTTCCTCACATCGACATCCAACGCCACCTTGAGATCGGACGACTCGGTCGTCAAAACCGGCGAAGATTTCATGGCCGTGAACCAAACGGCCTTCGCAGCGTTCATCAACATCACCGACGTGGAAGCCAGCGCGAACGAGGAGAACGCGGAAGGCAACCAGGTCGATTGCGATGCGAGCGTCCCCATTGATTGCAAAGACTCTGAGGTTTTCCATCTCATGATGAAAGCCACCATTGAGAGGTTCAAAGACATTCACTTTTACAAGTTTGGTAAGCCTGCGGTTGGTGAAGGTGCCAACTCTTGTGATATGGCGTGGCGTTATAGGCCTAAGGATGGCAAGTCTGCTGCCTTTTACAAGGATTACAGAAGGTTTGTGATTCACAAGTCCGACAATTGTAGTCTTAGCGTGGCGAGTATTGGAGACTATCATTCTGGTTTGAACGCTAGGAAGAGGAAGAGGAATCAGAAAGCTGGTTTTGAGAAGAGTGATGGCAAGAGAGATGATTTCTCTTTGCCTCTTGTTGGTGAAGCTGTGAATGACTCTCTTCCCACCGTTGAGTCTGACAAGGCTTTTAAAAGCGGCAAGTACTTGGTTTATGTCGGTGGAGGTGATAGGTGCAAGACCATGAACCATTTCCTTTGGAGCTTCTTGTGTGCGCTTGGTGAAGCTCAGTATTTGAACCGGACTTTGGTCATGGATCTCACTCTGTGTCTCTCTTCTGTCTACACTTCCTCTGGGCAGAACGAGGAAGGCAAGGACTTTAGGTTCTACTTTGATTTCGAGCATTTGAAAGAAGCTGCTTCTGTCTTGGATGAGGCTCAGTTTTGGGCAGAGTGGGGGAAGTTGCATAACAAGAAGACTAGGTTGGGCCTTCATCTTGTGGAGGATTTTAGGGTCACGCCCATGAAGCTTGCAGATGTCAAAGATACGTTGATTATGAGGAAGTTCGGGTCAGTAGAGCCTGATAACTACTGGTACAGAGTTTGCGAAGGAGATGCAGAATCTGTTGTTAAAAGACCGTGGCATCTTCTCTGGAAGTCAAGAAGGTTGATGGAGATCGTCTCTGCCATTGCGTCTAGGTTAAATTGGGATTACGATGCAGCACATATTGAGAGAGGGGAGAAAGCAAGAAACACGGAGCTTTGGCCCAATCTTGAAAAAGATACTTCTCCGAGTGCTCTCTTGTCGACCTTGCAGGACAAAGTAGAAGAAGGAAGGAATCTCTACATCGCAACGAATGAAGCGGAGCTATCTTTCTTCAATCCTTTGAAAGACAAATACGCTACTCATTTTCTTGACGAGTACAAAGATCTGTGGGACGAGAGCAGTGAGTGGTATTCGGAGACCACAAAGCTTAATGGAGGCAACCCGGTCGAGTTTGATGGTTACATGAGAGCATCTGTTGATACAGAAGTGTTCTTGAGAGGGAAGAAGCAGATTGAAACATTCAATGATCTTACAAACGACTGCAAAGATGGAGTTGGGACTTGCAACGTTGCAGCTACTTGATCTTCCATCTTTAGATTCCTCACTTTGTTTGTTGTTTGAACCAACTTGTTCCACTTGTTTCTAGTTTTGTCCTTGTAGAATAGCTTTGCCTTTTTCATAACTGTTGTTTCGTCTTTGTTACCTTTAGACCAGTATTCGACCTTCTGTTCCTTCTATAGTTTGGTTCTATATCTTTATAATGCAAAACATCAAGGAATAAGATACTGACACAAAATCGATTCAGTACAACTAACAACAACAGTGTCATTTCAGACCTCTAGCAGAAGTGATGCGAAATTTTAAAAGATGGTTCATCGTCTGTGTTTACTTCCGGTCTTATCCTTCTTCATCGGAATAAGAGTGAGCTTCTTCTTGCCTGAGGAGTCTGCTATGGCGTCAGCTTTCTTGAGCAATGATATGGCAACTTGATGCGGTCTTTCGTTAACAGTCTTCTCATCCATGAACGGTTTAACCTCAAAGGTTCCTCTTGTGAAATGTCTAGCAACCTACAAAAAGACATTTGTGCCCAGTTAATAATCAGACACAACCTCATCGATGCATAACTTCTGGCTGAAGGATTTGAAACTTACCTTTAAGAGAATCCATACTTTCAGGGCACTACTTAGGATTGCAAGCCTCGTCCTCTTCCCCGTAGTCAAGAAGCTGGACATATGACTGTCCACACGCAATATGAATCTTGGCCAAGACTTGGGGTTTTCCAGGTCTCCTCTTTTCTCCATCTTTGCCTGAAACATTTAGCTCGTCAAGACATGGAACAAAAGAATCTGAGGTTGTAATGTTAATACACTCACGAGCTGCCGACAAATCTCTTGTTCAATTTTTGAAAAGGAAGTCTCCAGTGCCTCCACTCTACCAGTTGCGTGACAGCAAGAACACGGTTCACTAATCATGAATGTTACACTCGGCCGAACCTGTAGAAGAAAAAAGTAGATTCACTGCAATAAGTATAAATCAAGAGCTCACATTTGTATCAGTATACAGTGGACGCGCTACACCAAGACACATGATTACATGCTTTACAGGAAGAGTAAAATATCCACAAGTTGAGGGCTATACCCTTTTTCTAGTTATCTCCATGAGTCCGTGTCTAGACAGCTCTGAGACTTTTACCAGTGACCTATCTTTCTCCACTGCTTTCTTAACCTCTTCATAAACGAGTCTTTTATTTGCTGAAACACACAAAGGCACAAGAATATACAAGAGATAATGGATTTTCCCATCCACAACTTTTAAGAATGTACTTGCACAAATAACAATGACGTTCAAACTCACATTCATCTGCCATGTCAATGAAATCTACCACAATGATACCCCCTATATCTCTCAGTCGAATCTCCCTTGCGATCTGCATCATTATTGCATCAAGCAATAATTAATAAATGCTTTGCAAGATTAGCATATTGCAAAAA is a genomic window containing:
- the LOC106305776 gene encoding uncharacterized protein LOC106305776 yields the protein MFGRSALQRAGGFRPENLGQNALNLIGNIGFSLFVVGVLVFTIIAATYEPEDPLFHPSDKITTFLTSTSNATLRSDDSVVKTGEDFMAVNQTAFAAFINITDVEASANEENAEGNQVDCDASVPIDCKDSEVFHLMMKATIERFKDIHFYKFGKPAVGEGANSCDMAWRYRPKDGKSAAFYKDYRRFVIHKSDNCSLSVASIGDYHSGLNARKRKRNQKAGFEKSDGKRDDFSLPLVGEAVNDSLPTVESDKAFKSGKYLVYVGGGDRCKTMNHFLWSFLCALGEAQYLNRTLVMDLTLCLSSVYTSSGQNEEGKDFRFYFDFEHLKEAASVLDEAQFWAEWGKLHNKKTRLGLHLVEDFRVTPMKLADVKDTLIMRKFGSVEPDNYWYRVCEGDAESVVKRPWHLLWKSRRLMEIVSAIASRLNWDYDAAHIERGEKARNTELWPNLEKDTSPSALLSTLQDKVEEGRNLYIATNEAELSFFNPLKDKYATHFLDEYKDLWDESSEWYSETTKLNGGNPVEFDGYMRASVDTEVFLRGKKQIETFNDLTNDCKDGVGTCNVAAT